A part of Oceaniferula flava genomic DNA contains:
- a CDS encoding TlpA family protein disulfide reductase: MKHLLLALVMSSFCLAQENPPAAASTEKAKQELLDTIFSSLSNQEFEKAIAKAIETNVHPQVILEARFLHLVDQGDNQALAKFSAELLPWREKFDPDASEIFGVKEDWLSVVHYTQALAALENNQQAEFKKHITEAFWLSPKHAQIYAPPIERLRLQKAMAKVTLKPDFVLQPQDGSKPITLGSLMKHKKALLLHFWSPMSQEVQINMPDFAATSAECQEHGIAVASVLIGHRPEIKKDADEIRKEVQDTAKCAWIAGSNKNSLATQLRIVDVPTMVLVSPDGKILFNGHPSQETFWQELKKLAPELHRPNNTEHKHADD; encoded by the coding sequence ATGAAACATCTCCTCCTTGCCCTCGTTATGAGCTCTTTCTGTTTGGCGCAGGAAAATCCCCCCGCTGCAGCCTCAACGGAAAAAGCCAAACAGGAACTGTTAGACACAATCTTTTCCAGCCTCAGCAATCAAGAATTTGAAAAAGCCATCGCCAAGGCCATCGAGACCAACGTGCACCCGCAGGTGATTCTCGAAGCTCGGTTTCTACACCTTGTGGATCAGGGCGACAATCAAGCCCTTGCCAAGTTCTCAGCCGAACTCCTGCCATGGCGTGAAAAGTTCGATCCCGACGCCTCGGAAATTTTTGGCGTCAAAGAAGATTGGCTGTCCGTGGTTCACTACACCCAAGCGCTGGCCGCCCTGGAGAATAATCAACAAGCTGAATTCAAAAAACACATCACCGAAGCATTCTGGCTGAGCCCCAAACACGCGCAGATTTACGCACCACCGATTGAGCGATTAAGACTGCAAAAGGCCATGGCAAAAGTCACCTTAAAGCCAGACTTCGTCTTGCAGCCTCAAGACGGCAGCAAGCCAATCACCCTCGGCTCCCTGATGAAGCATAAAAAAGCGCTACTGCTCCACTTCTGGTCACCCATGAGTCAGGAAGTGCAGATCAACATGCCGGACTTCGCCGCCACATCTGCCGAGTGCCAAGAACACGGTATCGCAGTCGCATCAGTGCTCATCGGGCATCGACCGGAGATCAAGAAAGACGCTGATGAAATCCGTAAAGAAGTTCAAGATACGGCCAAGTGTGCATGGATTGCAGGATCTAACAAAAACTCACTCGCTACCCAACTTCGCATCGTCGATGTGCCCACGATGGTGCTGGTATCACCCGATGGGAAAATCCTCTTTAACGGTCACCCGTCACAAGAAACGTTCTGGCAGGAACTGAAAAAACTAGCCCCTGAATTGCATCGGCCTAACAATACCGAACATAAACATGCGGACGACTGA
- a CDS encoding LysM peptidoglycan-binding domain-containing protein, with product MKYNTISPIAITALAAVATLSLSSCGLMDPDYKAWKESQQAQVTNPYGAPAAAANPYGVPQTAGEAGTYTPAGGSAAPYQPVPNVNLPANSPNPVAAIAPSVSNGSHEVVSGDSLWGLARKYGTSIEAIQAANNLTDTNIRTGQTLIIPGQ from the coding sequence ATGAAATACAACACCATCTCCCCAATCGCCATCACCGCCCTGGCCGCAGTCGCCACCCTCTCTCTTTCCTCCTGCGGACTGATGGACCCTGATTACAAGGCGTGGAAAGAATCCCAACAGGCTCAAGTCACCAATCCATACGGTGCCCCAGCTGCAGCAGCTAATCCTTACGGTGTGCCACAAACAGCTGGCGAAGCAGGCACCTACACCCCCGCAGGTGGCAGCGCAGCCCCTTACCAGCCGGTTCCCAATGTCAACCTCCCGGCTAATTCGCCCAACCCAGTAGCCGCCATCGCGCCTTCAGTTTCAAACGGTAGCCATGAAGTGGTTTCCGGCGACAGCCTTTGGGGCCTTGCTAGAAAATACGGCACTTCCATCGAAGCCATTCAAGCGGCCAATAACCTCACCGATACCAACATCCGCACCGGCCAAACTCTGATCATCCCCGGTCAATAA
- a CDS encoding TatD family hydrolase — protein MLTDSHCHLASHQFPTEEIPAVIARAKELGVTRMVTLATSLDDAETNLQLAQQHPEVFACIGIHPCDVHETPDDYLESLEPLAQDERCVAIGETGLDYFHPAPEGWTDEAYHQRQRDLLSQHFELTARLGKNIVIHTRDKSGEASLLDAITIYRRFADRVRAVFHCWPYSLEQAQPILDLGGLISFTGIATFKNAAQVLAAAKACPTGAFMVETDSPYLAPVPHRGQRNEPAFTRHTAQAIANARGETLEELAAHTEATAASFFKFPS, from the coding sequence ATGCTAACCGACTCTCACTGCCACCTCGCATCGCATCAATTTCCCACCGAGGAAATACCGGCCGTCATCGCGCGCGCGAAAGAGCTGGGCGTCACCCGCATGGTGACCCTGGCCACCAGTCTGGATGATGCCGAAACGAACTTGCAGCTCGCACAGCAGCACCCGGAGGTTTTCGCCTGCATCGGCATCCACCCCTGCGACGTGCATGAAACGCCCGATGACTATCTCGAGTCGTTAGAGCCCCTGGCGCAGGACGAACGCTGCGTCGCCATCGGTGAGACCGGGCTGGACTACTTCCACCCTGCGCCCGAGGGCTGGACGGATGAAGCCTATCATCAACGCCAGCGCGATTTGCTAAGCCAGCACTTCGAACTCACCGCCCGCTTGGGAAAAAACATCGTTATCCACACCCGAGACAAATCCGGTGAGGCCTCGTTGCTGGATGCCATCACGATTTACCGCCGCTTTGCCGACCGCGTCCGCGCCGTGTTTCACTGCTGGCCCTACTCGCTGGAGCAGGCGCAGCCGATCCTCGACCTCGGCGGGCTGATCTCCTTCACCGGCATCGCCACCTTCAAAAATGCCGCGCAGGTGCTTGCTGCGGCAAAAGCCTGTCCTACCGGAGCGTTCATGGTGGAAACGGATTCCCCCTACCTCGCACCCGTTCCTCATCGAGGCCAACGCAACGAACCGGCATTCACCCGCCACACCGCCCAAGCGATCGCTAATGCCCGTGGCGAAACCCTGGAAGAACTGGCAGCACACACAGAGGCCACGGCTGCTTCCTTTTTCAAATTCCCTAGCTGA
- a CDS encoding POT family MFS transporter, which yields MSYRSHPEESERMPGGIPYIISNEAAERFSFYGMKAALAIFLANYLGVLGGESMNEASATAYVSFFNSAVYLTPLLGALIADIFLGKYRTIITLSIVYCLGHLCLAFMGIAGSVQVWLLAGLGLISLGAGGIKPCVSSHVGDQFGLKNQHLLTKIFNIFYLSINFGAVISNLAIPWVLKWHGPHLAFGLPGILMVLATIAFWMGRNKFIHIPAHGSSFLKELTSREGLVAIGKLIPLFLFVAVFWCLFDQTASTLVFQAEKMDLNVFGIEVLPSQIQAANPFLILVLIPLFTWGIYPAVNKVIPLTPLRKVGAGLFIMAISFAIISIAQEAIDRGETPTVWWQLLAYLIFTSAEIMISIVCLEFAYTQAPRRMKSFVMAIFLVSVTVGNLITGAINIYIQIPEVALVEETAHAGYDGKLGSDDDLELVDGKITSPVTSLLKESAATIKSIYRTTQALPTTISGNEAFSSVIDPWGNPLRYTQISSNKARLSSDGPDKTAKTQWDLGIMIQVDKATEKEEGTWLQKEKRKLNMIEESTANNAVSDPVKVSYYAGGQTSLEGADYFWFFTKLMLVTAILFIPFSILYQPKSYLQE from the coding sequence ATGTCCTACAGATCCCACCCGGAAGAATCAGAGCGGATGCCCGGCGGCATCCCCTACATCATATCCAACGAAGCCGCCGAACGGTTTTCGTTTTATGGCATGAAGGCGGCTCTCGCCATCTTCCTCGCCAACTACCTCGGCGTGCTAGGCGGCGAGTCCATGAACGAGGCCAGCGCCACGGCTTACGTGTCGTTTTTCAACTCCGCCGTCTACCTCACACCTCTGTTAGGAGCGCTGATTGCCGATATCTTTTTGGGCAAATACCGCACCATCATCACCCTCTCCATCGTCTACTGCCTGGGCCACCTCTGCCTCGCCTTCATGGGGATCGCCGGCTCGGTTCAGGTCTGGCTGTTGGCTGGCTTGGGACTGATCTCGCTGGGTGCCGGCGGCATCAAACCCTGCGTCTCGTCCCACGTGGGCGATCAATTTGGTCTGAAAAACCAGCATCTGCTGACCAAGATTTTCAACATCTTCTACCTCTCGATCAACTTTGGCGCCGTGATTTCCAACCTCGCCATCCCCTGGGTGCTCAAGTGGCATGGCCCTCACCTCGCCTTCGGTTTGCCCGGCATCTTGATGGTGCTGGCCACCATCGCGTTCTGGATGGGGCGGAATAAGTTCATCCACATTCCGGCGCACGGATCCTCTTTCCTGAAAGAGCTCACCAGCCGCGAAGGATTGGTGGCCATTGGCAAGCTGATCCCCCTGTTCTTATTTGTCGCCGTGTTCTGGTGTCTGTTTGACCAAACAGCATCCACGCTGGTGTTTCAGGCTGAGAAAATGGACCTGAATGTCTTTGGCATCGAGGTGCTGCCCTCACAGATCCAGGCCGCCAACCCCTTCCTCATCCTGGTGCTCATTCCCCTGTTCACTTGGGGGATTTACCCAGCGGTCAATAAGGTCATCCCTCTCACGCCACTGCGCAAAGTGGGAGCCGGCCTGTTCATCATGGCGATCTCCTTTGCCATCATCTCCATCGCCCAGGAAGCTATCGACCGCGGCGAAACCCCAACCGTCTGGTGGCAGCTGCTCGCCTACCTGATTTTCACTTCGGCCGAGATCATGATCTCCATCGTCTGCCTGGAGTTCGCCTACACCCAGGCGCCCCGACGCATGAAGTCCTTCGTCATGGCCATCTTCCTGGTCTCCGTCACCGTCGGAAACCTGATCACCGGAGCCATCAACATCTACATCCAGATCCCCGAAGTGGCACTGGTGGAAGAAACAGCCCACGCCGGTTACGACGGCAAACTCGGCAGCGACGACGACCTCGAACTGGTCGATGGCAAGATCACTTCGCCAGTGACCTCCCTACTCAAGGAATCTGCCGCCACCATCAAAAGCATCTACCGGACCACCCAAGCGTTACCGACGACGATTTCAGGCAATGAGGCCTTCAGCAGCGTGATCGATCCATGGGGCAACCCACTGCGCTACACCCAGATCAGCTCCAACAAAGCCAGACTCTCATCCGATGGCCCCGATAAGACGGCCAAGACCCAGTGGGACCTCGGAATCATGATTCAGGTGGATAAGGCCACCGAAAAAGAAGAAGGCACCTGGCTGCAGAAAGAGAAAAGAAAACTCAACATGATCGAAGAAAGCACGGCGAACAACGCAGTCAGCGATCCAGTCAAGGTGAGCTACTACGCCGGTGGCCAAACCAGTCTGGAAGGCGCCGACTACTTCTGGTTCTTCACCAAGCTGATGCTGGTGACCGCCATCTTGTTCATTCCTTTCTCCATTCTCTACCAACCCAAAAGCTACCTGCAAGAGTAA
- a CDS encoding HAD family hydrolase, protein MILRSIHLMLRRVIRAVIFDLDGTLIHSLPGIAASLNRVLEKFGMPQHPESVVRTFIGDGMSVLVERAVNREVSEQELDAMVDGMKQDYAQSWKDGTAPYPGVVEVLEALKDQGTAIAIFSNKVHVFCQQITDILFPGITFSAVIGHRDGFAAKPDPAGALDIAELLKIPPAEIAFLGDSTIDLQTARHAGMIPIAATWGYHDAPALAAEKPPFSIDHIAELLPLIDPAT, encoded by the coding sequence TTGATCTTGCGGAGCATCCACCTGATGCTCCGCCGCGTGATACGCGCCGTTATTTTCGACCTCGATGGAACTCTAATTCATTCGCTCCCCGGCATTGCAGCTTCGTTGAACCGTGTGCTGGAGAAATTCGGCATGCCCCAGCATCCCGAGTCGGTGGTTCGCACATTCATCGGTGACGGCATGAGTGTGCTGGTCGAGCGGGCCGTGAACCGCGAGGTGTCCGAGCAGGAACTGGACGCCATGGTGGACGGCATGAAGCAGGACTACGCGCAGTCGTGGAAAGACGGCACCGCGCCCTATCCGGGAGTCGTTGAGGTGCTGGAAGCGTTGAAAGATCAAGGCACGGCGATCGCGATTTTTTCCAACAAGGTGCACGTCTTCTGCCAGCAGATCACCGATATCCTGTTTCCCGGTATCACCTTTTCCGCCGTGATCGGTCACCGCGACGGCTTCGCCGCGAAACCTGACCCGGCCGGAGCGCTCGACATCGCCGAGCTCCTCAAGATCCCTCCCGCGGAGATTGCATTCTTGGGCGACTCCACCATCGATCTGCAAACCGCGCGCCATGCCGGCATGATCCCGATCGCCGCCACCTGGGGCTATCACGATGCACCGGCTCTCGCCGCGGAGAAGCCACCGTTCAGCATCGATCACATTGCCGAGCTCCTTCCCCTCATCGACCCAGCCACCTAA
- a CDS encoding mechanosensitive ion channel family protein: MDIDFSEILQQITELATTHGLKFLLALVTLWIGWKVCNMITGGLRKWFDKVDYDEALESFILSLVGMGLKVLLVVTSIGIAGFPTTSFVAILGAAGLAVGMALSGTLQNFAGGVLLLILKPFKVGDVIESQGEIGKVTSIQIFNTIVNTADNKRVILPNGPVATNTVINYSAESTRRVELIFGIGYDDDIDHAKEVILRIVQADERIHKEPEPFLAVKNLGASSVDIVLRVWGATGDFWGITFDLTEKVKKEFDKEGISFPYPQSDVHLHKVNS, translated from the coding sequence ATGGACATCGACTTCTCAGAAATTCTCCAACAAATCACCGAGCTCGCCACCACTCACGGGCTGAAGTTTTTACTCGCACTGGTCACCTTATGGATCGGCTGGAAAGTCTGTAACATGATCACCGGAGGCCTGCGCAAGTGGTTTGACAAAGTCGATTATGACGAGGCGCTGGAGTCGTTTATCCTCAGCCTAGTGGGCATGGGGCTCAAGGTGCTGTTAGTCGTGACCAGTATTGGCATCGCCGGCTTCCCCACAACCTCCTTCGTCGCCATCCTCGGTGCCGCTGGCTTGGCCGTGGGTATGGCACTTTCCGGAACGCTGCAGAACTTCGCCGGTGGCGTGCTGCTGCTCATCCTCAAGCCATTCAAGGTGGGTGATGTCATTGAAAGCCAAGGTGAAATCGGCAAAGTGACCTCCATCCAAATTTTCAACACCATCGTCAACACCGCCGACAACAAACGCGTGATTCTGCCGAATGGCCCAGTCGCCACCAACACGGTGATCAATTACTCCGCCGAAAGCACCCGCCGCGTAGAGCTCATCTTTGGCATCGGCTACGATGACGATATCGATCACGCCAAGGAAGTCATCCTCCGCATTGTGCAAGCCGACGAGCGCATTCACAAAGAACCGGAGCCCTTCCTTGCAGTGAAAAACTTGGGGGCCAGCTCCGTCGATATCGTGCTGCGTGTCTGGGGCGCCACAGGCGACTTCTGGGGAATCACCTTTGACCTCACCGAGAAGGTGAAGAAGGAATTCGACAAAGAAGGTATTTCCTTCCCCTACCCACAAAGCGACGTGCACCTCCACAAGGTGAATTCATAG
- a CDS encoding aspartate aminotransferase family protein, which translates to MLPKLTTHIPGPRSLALSQDLKKYECRNVTYTADDWPVFWQRAEGVNVWDADGNRFLDVTAAFGVAGLGHGWSAEFMREQSGQMIHGMGDVHPTALKVDVCRKLSAMTFERWGHGIGKTILSNSGSEAVESALKTALMATGKSGVVSFKNSYHGLGYGALLGSGFDKFRKPFESQLAPLRKVLDFPADAEDGLIRLAMQLKELNPEEIGALIVEPIQGRAGKLVPPLGLLGMLRSWCDVSNVVLIFDEIFTGFNRSGKLFACEWESIVPDIICVGKSMSGGYPISACVGKSDVMDAWPESTGEALHTSTFLGNPVGCAMASASLDAHAEDHVAEKVQATGDKLIAELNKIDHPLIHEIRGRGLMIGVELRHDDGTPAGDVAGAVLSDMLRRGVIMLADGEAGNVLAFTPPFDLSDEEIEFLAHQLWNAISSAIYQLAGK; encoded by the coding sequence ATGCTTCCCAAGCTCACCACACATATCCCCGGGCCACGGTCTCTGGCGCTGAGTCAGGACCTGAAAAAATATGAATGCCGGAATGTGACCTACACCGCCGATGATTGGCCGGTGTTCTGGCAGCGGGCCGAGGGGGTGAATGTTTGGGATGCGGACGGGAATCGCTTTCTCGATGTCACGGCCGCCTTTGGGGTTGCTGGGCTGGGCCACGGATGGTCGGCCGAGTTCATGCGGGAGCAGTCCGGCCAGATGATTCACGGCATGGGTGACGTGCACCCCACGGCCTTGAAGGTGGATGTCTGCCGCAAGCTTTCTGCCATGACCTTCGAACGCTGGGGGCACGGGATCGGGAAAACCATCCTTAGCAACTCCGGGTCCGAGGCGGTGGAGTCGGCCTTGAAAACCGCCCTGATGGCCACGGGGAAAAGTGGTGTGGTTAGTTTTAAGAACAGTTACCACGGACTGGGTTACGGTGCTTTGTTAGGAAGTGGTTTTGATAAATTTCGCAAGCCCTTTGAGAGTCAACTGGCGCCGCTCAGAAAGGTGCTGGATTTTCCCGCCGATGCGGAAGACGGTTTGATTCGCCTCGCCATGCAGCTCAAGGAACTGAACCCCGAGGAAATTGGCGCACTGATCGTTGAGCCGATCCAAGGACGGGCCGGCAAGCTGGTGCCTCCACTGGGTTTGTTAGGGATGCTGCGATCGTGGTGTGATGTTTCCAATGTCGTGCTGATCTTCGATGAGATCTTCACCGGCTTCAACCGCAGTGGAAAACTTTTTGCCTGTGAGTGGGAGAGCATTGTTCCGGATATCATCTGCGTCGGGAAATCGATGAGCGGTGGCTATCCGATCTCTGCCTGTGTCGGAAAAAGTGATGTCATGGACGCGTGGCCGGAGTCCACCGGCGAGGCTCTGCACACCAGCACCTTTCTTGGTAACCCGGTGGGTTGTGCCATGGCCTCGGCATCGTTAGACGCCCATGCCGAGGATCACGTTGCTGAGAAGGTCCAGGCGACCGGTGACAAGTTGATCGCTGAGCTGAACAAAATCGATCACCCGCTGATCCATGAGATCCGGGGGCGCGGACTGATGATCGGGGTCGAGCTTCGGCACGACGATGGCACGCCCGCCGGAGATGTGGCTGGTGCTGTGCTGTCGGATATGTTACGTCGTGGAGTCATTATGCTGGCCGATGGTGAGGCTGGAAATGTGTTGGCCTTCACGCCTCCCTTCGACCTCAGCGATGAGGAGATCGAATTTCTTGCTCACCAGCTTTGGAATGCCATCAGCTCCGCAATCTATCAACTAGCAGGGAAATAA
- a CDS encoding aminotransferase class IV codes for MNEERIVWFNGMLMPDDEVALSPFDLGVANGLGVFETLMAYEGSTPTFDRHYERLKTSAAVMDLAVPVAAELADAIQGVIKANELEGERARVRITLGTGSRPMQSSDDSCDIQDYIFITAVPQPERTDIAELILVPMRCNERSATSGLKSTSYANYLLAYRHARKEGADEAVMMNTMGQLCECSMANLFVVKDGCVFTPPLSSGCLPGVTRGLVMELCQREGIPVEEVELTEDVLFISEEIFITSSGREVQAAKMVDTSLTGPGPITQRLADAYRDIITQSA; via the coding sequence ATGAACGAAGAACGAATTGTATGGTTTAACGGCATGCTGATGCCGGATGATGAAGTCGCCCTATCACCCTTTGACCTCGGCGTGGCCAATGGCTTGGGAGTCTTTGAAACCTTGATGGCCTATGAGGGGAGCACGCCGACCTTTGACCGTCATTACGAGCGACTGAAAACCTCGGCGGCAGTGATGGATTTGGCGGTGCCTGTGGCGGCGGAGCTGGCCGATGCCATTCAGGGGGTGATCAAGGCGAACGAACTCGAGGGTGAAAGAGCTCGGGTGCGCATTACGCTCGGCACTGGCAGTCGTCCGATGCAGTCCAGCGATGATTCTTGTGACATTCAGGACTACATTTTCATTACCGCCGTGCCCCAACCTGAGCGGACGGATATCGCCGAACTGATCTTGGTGCCAATGCGGTGCAACGAGCGCAGTGCGACGTCAGGGTTGAAATCCACTTCCTACGCAAATTATCTGTTAGCATATCGTCATGCTCGGAAAGAAGGTGCCGATGAGGCTGTGATGATGAATACCATGGGGCAGCTCTGTGAGTGTTCGATGGCGAATCTGTTTGTGGTCAAAGACGGCTGCGTTTTCACTCCTCCCTTGAGTAGCGGCTGCCTGCCGGGGGTGACCCGTGGCTTGGTGATGGAACTGTGCCAGCGCGAGGGGATTCCGGTGGAGGAAGTCGAGCTCACCGAGGATGTTTTGTTCATTTCCGAGGAAATCTTTATCACCAGCTCGGGCAGGGAAGTGCAGGCAGCTAAAATGGTCGATACTAGTCTAACAGGTCCTGGCCCGATCACTCAACGGCTCGCCGACGCCTATCGCGACATCATCACGCAGTCCGCATGA
- the rnhC gene encoding ribonuclease HIII: protein MSLHSYTSPIQVGDVEKIRRLLDDAGFEFSSKPYAHFSAKKGKLNVTVYEKGPKVLVQGKETEDFVKFTLEPEVLGEAKLGYEEVNQPEMFEPHFGIDESGKGDFFGPLVIAGAYTDAASTRALMDAGVMDSKRITSAAKIAKLATMIRQTRGVKYDVVSIGPESYNRLYGSFKNLNRLLAWGHSKVIANLAEMVPDCPRALSDQFARKEVLERELAKHGVNLELQQRTKGESDVAVAAASILARERFVQWMDQSSEKSGVKIPLGAGPHVLEAARALIAAHGEEILPKVAKMHFKTAQEV, encoded by the coding sequence ATGAGTTTGCACAGTTATACCAGTCCGATCCAAGTCGGCGATGTGGAAAAGATCCGTCGGCTGCTGGACGACGCCGGTTTCGAGTTCAGCAGCAAGCCCTACGCGCATTTTTCAGCGAAGAAGGGCAAGCTCAATGTGACGGTCTATGAAAAAGGCCCGAAGGTTTTGGTGCAGGGAAAGGAGACGGAGGATTTCGTGAAATTCACGCTCGAGCCTGAGGTGTTAGGTGAGGCGAAGCTGGGATACGAGGAGGTGAACCAACCGGAAATGTTTGAGCCGCACTTTGGCATTGATGAGAGTGGCAAGGGCGACTTTTTCGGTCCCTTGGTCATTGCCGGAGCCTACACTGATGCCGCATCCACCCGCGCCTTGATGGATGCCGGCGTGATGGATAGTAAACGCATCACCAGTGCGGCCAAGATTGCCAAGCTGGCGACCATGATCCGTCAGACACGCGGGGTGAAGTATGATGTGGTGAGTATCGGACCGGAAAGTTACAACCGGCTCTACGGGTCGTTCAAAAACCTCAACCGCCTCTTGGCCTGGGGGCACTCGAAGGTGATTGCCAATCTCGCCGAAATGGTTCCCGACTGTCCACGCGCCTTGAGCGATCAGTTTGCTCGCAAGGAGGTGTTAGAAAGAGAATTGGCAAAACACGGAGTCAACCTCGAGCTGCAACAACGGACCAAAGGGGAGAGTGACGTGGCCGTGGCCGCAGCTTCGATTTTAGCGCGCGAGCGTTTTGTGCAGTGGATGGACCAGTCGAGTGAGAAATCCGGAGTGAAGATTCCCTTGGGTGCCGGACCGCATGTCTTGGAGGCCGCCCGCGCGTTGATTGCCGCCCACGGTGAGGAGATCCTACCGAAGGTGGCCAAGATGCACTTCAAGACGGCACAAGAAGTCTGA
- a CDS encoding 3-dehydroquinate synthase, whose translation MHGKDFDIRISNKHRIRFTSDTFAADSRVLIDLLETNGHAKVLAFIDNGVAEAFPELQQQVNDYLDRMPGFVSRGTIVQTGGEFCKRDANTLQAAWDAIEKAGIDRHSYILCIGGGAYLDVIGLAAATAHRGIRLVRFPTTCLSQDDSGVGVKNGINAYGKKNFLGSFAVPYAVVNDFTFLHGQPETERRAGLVEAVKVALVKDASFFHWIEDNAEQLSELKPHALEEVVERSALLHASHIAYGGDPFETGNSRPLDYGHWAAHKMEQLTDFALSHADAVGVGVALDTVYSWKTGRLDEESAMRVLKVLITLKLDIWHPALTQTNADGQRSVFLGLEEFREHLGGELTVLLLKDLGKGEDVHTMDTELLAECIEWLEVYSGALKS comes from the coding sequence ATGCACGGCAAAGACTTTGACATCAGAATCAGCAACAAACATCGCATCCGCTTCACCAGCGATACCTTCGCCGCGGACAGCCGGGTGCTGATCGATCTTTTGGAAACCAACGGCCATGCGAAAGTTCTGGCATTTATCGACAACGGTGTGGCCGAGGCATTTCCTGAATTGCAACAACAGGTCAACGACTACCTCGACCGCATGCCCGGCTTTGTCTCGCGCGGCACCATCGTCCAGACTGGTGGCGAATTCTGCAAGCGCGATGCCAACACCCTGCAAGCCGCATGGGACGCCATTGAAAAGGCGGGTATCGATCGCCATTCCTACATTCTCTGCATCGGCGGCGGCGCCTACCTCGATGTCATCGGTCTCGCCGCAGCCACCGCCCACCGCGGCATCCGCCTGGTGCGCTTCCCCACCACCTGCCTATCTCAGGACGATAGCGGTGTCGGGGTGAAAAATGGCATCAATGCCTATGGCAAAAAGAATTTCCTCGGCAGCTTCGCGGTCCCCTACGCCGTGGTCAACGATTTCACCTTCCTCCACGGTCAACCGGAAACCGAACGCCGGGCCGGACTGGTGGAAGCGGTGAAAGTGGCTCTGGTCAAAGACGCCTCATTTTTCCACTGGATCGAAGACAATGCCGAACAGCTTTCCGAGCTCAAACCACACGCTCTTGAGGAGGTGGTAGAACGCTCCGCCCTCTTGCACGCCTCGCACATCGCCTACGGTGGTGATCCCTTTGAAACGGGGAACAGTCGCCCACTCGACTACGGTCACTGGGCGGCCCACAAGATGGAGCAGCTCACCGATTTCGCCCTCAGTCATGCCGATGCCGTAGGTGTGGGTGTGGCGCTCGATACCGTCTACTCCTGGAAAACAGGACGTCTCGACGAAGAATCAGCCATGCGGGTGCTGAAAGTTCTCATCACGCTCAAGCTGGATATCTGGCACCCGGCACTAACCCAAACCAATGCCGACGGACAACGCTCGGTGTTCTTGGGACTGGAGGAATTCCGCGAGCACCTCGGTGGTGAACTGACCGTGCTGCTGCTGAAGGATCTCGGCAAAGGCGAGGATGTGCACACCATGGATACCGAGCTGTTAGCCGAATGTATCGAATGGCTGGAAGTTTACAGCGGCGCGCTGAAATCGTAG
- a CDS encoding YMGG-like glycine zipper-containing protein, whose amino-acid sequence MKKLLTLTAVAASAISLSSCGPNTRPAHQDAAVGAGIGALGGAIIGNQSGHAAEGALIGAAVGGGTGYAVGRSKENAAGY is encoded by the coding sequence ATGAAAAAACTACTGACTCTGACCGCTGTTGCGGCTTCCGCCATTTCACTCTCCAGCTGCGGCCCAAATACGCGTCCAGCGCATCAAGACGCAGCTGTCGGCGCCGGCATCGGTGCTCTGGGTGGAGCCATCATTGGCAACCAATCCGGCCATGCCGCTGAAGGTGCCCTGATCGGCGCAGCTGTGGGCGGCGGCACCGGCTACGCGGTCGGTCGTTCGAAAGAGAACGCCGCTGGTTACTAA
- a CDS encoding putative quorum-sensing-regulated virulence factor, with the protein MDITEIDREDFRNLLNDIGNTFMPFGRFGPKDFPPSGMPIYDLPPEYLAWFQERGFPKGRLGELMEAVHHIKDVGMDSVFNPIREACGGRRSVRKRRNRRGDSEDFGV; encoded by the coding sequence ATGGATATCACCGAAATCGACCGCGAAGACTTTCGCAACTTGCTCAATGACATTGGCAATACCTTCATGCCCTTCGGGCGGTTCGGGCCCAAGGATTTTCCACCTTCGGGGATGCCGATCTATGATTTGCCCCCGGAATACCTCGCCTGGTTTCAGGAACGAGGGTTTCCGAAAGGTCGCCTAGGCGAGCTGATGGAGGCCGTGCACCACATCAAGGATGTCGGCATGGACAGTGTTTTCAATCCGATCCGCGAAGCTTGCGGAGGACGGAGAAGTGTGAGGAAACGTCGCAACCGAAGAGGCGACTCCGAAGACTTTGGGGTGTAA